CAGAAGCTTAAAATAAATCTCAAAGcagcgtatgtgtgtgtgtgtgtgcatgtggctaTGTATGTTAGGCTCAGTGTGAAAAACACTTACACAGCACACTGGTTTAGATTCTAAAcagtatgaaaaaaacaagcaaatataTGACCACTGTATTAATTTTAGCCAAAAATCTATGGTGTTATTGGTTGCGGTCGTTGTGGTAAAGGTCTAGCTGAGGGGAAATAATGATGCTGCTCTTCAGTgagctcctttccttccattgtGCATGCTTGTCTTATTCAAATGAAGCAACTTGATTTGATATCCACAGACAGAAACTCAATGCGAGGCTCCTTTTGTCCTCTTGTTATCTGGAAATTAAATTTCTCTGTCATGGATTGCATTTCACGGTTCACTGAGTCATTCGGCAGTAAGGGCAAACTGAGCTCTGAGACGGTTTGAAGACGTCCAGCCGAAGAGTTCTGTCCACCGTGGAGtcaaagtgtgttttcagtACCGCTCAACTCTTGGTATGTTCTCAATTTTATGAGAAATGCTGCAACAGATCAGACAGCTTACATGAAAGTAAAGAATTCCTGCTGATTCCAAACGTTGAGAAGGATTAGAgtcaaaatatattcagtttttagAAACATCCTCTAGATGTTTCCAGCATTTTTGTGGAGGATATATTACACACGATGAATATTGTTAGTGACATACACCCAAAAAATCCTAGAGGAGCAGAATAAAACTCCTCACTCTCTGTTTTTTGGAGAACTTCAACAAGAGCcacactttgttttgtttttttcagccCTTCATTAGACGTCACATGATAGCAAGTTGTCATAGTAAAAGAATAGATTTCTTGCATATTCAGCAACAAGGTGAAGTTGTGTGAATTCCTGAGCTGTTGATTAAAAGATCCCGTTGTTATTATTATGCAGTGCGGAAACAGTTTTTCTAGCCGAATTTGCATCTTTCAGTCAAAACAAGTCATTATTCTCTTTAAGGCGCATATTGCTTGGTGGTTACCAAGATCATATCTTTTCAAACCTACGGAAACTTATGGTACAGTGCAAACAGATGTGAGCATTGGGATGTAGAGCGTGAGATTTTTGTCACATTTGTCATCGCACACTGCTGCTCCACAATCATTTTAAACCCAGTTGCAACAATGGGTACAAAAAAAGATTACAGCATGTGATGTACTAATTTGATTTATAGAAAGCAAACATCTGTAATGTCATAAATATTGTTACAGTGAACTTGTAAAAGCTTTGCACTTATCCTTCAGCTGCATTCCATTATTGTTAATTGTAGTCTACAACCAAGAGATTCTGCTGGGAGACATCTTTGGGATTTGGGATTTGGGATTTTTAGAGTAATATTTCTGGACATTTGACCCAACTGTCCAGTTAATAAAGGCTATGTACCTCTCATAAAGTATCATTGCAGATAAAACCTATTTTTCTTACATCAAAGTGGGATTTTATATGTGGGTTGAGGCATTCtcagtgaaaataaaatagagGATGTCGGTATAACATAATTTGTCGATGAGGTTTCCATACTCTCTGCCTTTCAAGGTCACATCTTTGCATTTATCACAGTAAATCCCAGCTTTCTCTGTCATTTATACTCACATGGTGTCATCATTTCTGCTCAACTTCATTTGTTTGATAGACTTAAAGCACAGCACAAGAGGTCTGTCTTGTCAGTCCAACATaggaaatgtaatttaataccacttttaaaaatgaagttgACAGGTGCAGGAAGaatgaacagaaacacatgAGATTTCTTGACAGCTACAACTTGAAAGAATAGTTCTTCTTCACATTAATtcattgttaaaatgtttgaaaattaaaaaaaaaaaaaacgcctgTTACAATTTCCAGGAGCACAAAGTGATGTCTTCACATGCTTTTTTCCTCAATCCAAAATacaaagatataaaatatagaatatataacAGCTAGAAGCAGCAAATCCTTAAACAACGTTTGTCATTTTTGGTTGGTAATTgacttaaataattaataattatcaaAGTTgccaatttatattttgttactCTTTGTTCAGTGATAACTAATCGATCACTGAACAAGGTTTCCTGGCTCAAGAATCAACTTAGTTCTTGGAGGTGAGGTATTTTTTCTTGTACTGGGAGAACAGGAAAACATGTTAATTACAGGAGATTGTATCCTGTTATGCATCTTTTATGATGAAGTTGTTGGAGATGCTTTGATGTATCCAGTACCAGCCTGTTGACATGGAAACTGAAGAAGCTCATGTGCCATCAATATGGGTGGAATAAGGATCAATTAAGGAATCATTTCACCATATTTGTTGTTGAATTTCATATTACACAGTGATTTAAAATAGTTTGTGCCCCCCTTTGACCTTGTAGATGATTGAAATATGTTCTCCTGTGCAGTGAAGCGGCCTTTTCATGTTTAATCTAATTACATACTCTTTGGTTACACCAAACCACTCATTGTAGACTGAAGCCATGGCTAAAGGGAAATTGGTGTGGCATAAAGATCCATATCACTTCTTAAAGCATCCATCATATTGAACATTAAACACATCACCTAAATGGCCGATCTGGTTTTGTTCTTCTGTGTTTTCGCTGTGAGTGGGTGAATACTTGTAATGTTGGGCTCCTAGAGGATTGTGTGAGTCATTAATCTGCTTCAATATGGGTTCAATGAGCTGAGAATGTTCTGTAGTGATACAAAGGATGAAAAGGcagtgattttattattatttggctGTAATCctaaattaaaacaactagAATACAGAACAATTAATATACTGTGAGCTAAGTGTTCTAACTGCAGATTTTAAATAACTGCAAAAGTACTGACACATTGGAGAAAGGAGTGCATACAGCCTCAGGCTTAAATCTATAAActgatataatataatgtacTTTTTATCTCAATTTCTTCACCATCCTGTGTGTGCAGAGTATTTGCATGTTAAGGAGAAGGGTTGTCTAAGTGGTCATAAGCCTCAGGGACCTGGAAACTGACAGCAAACTAAGTAAAACCGGTTGTTAAATAATGCATCAGAAGATCCTGTCTGATCCTGTCTCTTACATTAAGTCACACTCACATAAAGATTGCaggcaaggggggggggggggtctatgTGTGGCTTGAGCTTAAAAGTTAAATGTCTACTCTTGTCTCTCTCTAGGGAGTGTATGGACCCAAGTGATGATCCATGATGATGCTCGCTGAAGGGCCTCTCTGAGCTCAAACACACCATCGTAGGACCTCGTGGATGAAGAGGTGGTGGACCTGCTCCAGGACTAGATCATGGTGAAAGCTCAGCAGAACCAGCCAGTGAAAGGTGGGATGCCccggagggagaagggaagcaaggaaaaaGGAGGCGGTttaaagaaagggaaagagagaaagaatgagctgagaggaaagaaacagaaagataagaaagaatcacacagacagaagaagaagaagacattgACAGTTAGCGATGGCGAAGCACTGGACTGCTGTGTCCTGCTAACCCGTCTGGAGGAGAAAGGGGTTGTGGGCAAAGGAAAGGACGTACCAAAAACTGGGAAACAAAAGACTGTTAAAGTCAAAAAGAAGCTCCACTCCAGctccactcaaagaaagaccaAATGTGGTAAATCTGGACTCAAGAAAACTTCCACAGCCAATCAGCACGCACTGGAACCAAAAATCAACCAATCTGGCGCCTTACTCATGTTGCCCACACCCGTCCTTGAGCCACGCATGCGGAGAATGGCCTCTCTTAATGCTGAGGCTGTCAATAGCTTGCTGCTCTACGGAAACAAGTCTCTCACATCACATCTCATGAAGAAACAGCAGATTTCCACTGAAGATTCAACTAAAGACACTTTGACTAAAAAGGAACATAGAGATCATAAAACCAAAAAGGTTCCTCCGAGAGTTAAAGCAGATGTCAAAGAAAGACCCAAAAAACAGAAGCGGTCAGCAGCGGAGGCTCAGAACATTGACTGGCTGAGTTTGTTTGCGCCAACGCCTCGGCGTCAGGCAGGCCTCACTGCTGCAGCACTGCTCAAACTCACCAGTGCCCAGTACGGGACCAAGAGGCAAAAAAAGCCAGAGTCCAAGAAAGTGAGTGAAAGTGAATCTACAGCTTTGACTCAGGATGAGATTAGTGGTAAGCCTGTGTGTGGAGGAACTACACAGACCAAAAGAACAACACATCCAAAACATGACGAGCAACTTAAGCACAGAAAACAGGGTACAGAGGATCCGGTCCATTCCCAGCTGGGCTCTAGTGTCCAGGGATGCTGTAGTTTATGTAGGACAAAGGCTTTGGATCCAGAGTGGAAAGGTGCCTCAGGGGGGCAGGAGTGTCTCAAACATGCACTGCACCATGGCTCCACGCTGGGATTCTCCTTAAAAACAATCAAAGAGGAGCAGGTAGAGACCGAGGTGTCTTCCTGCTACTGCTGCTCCCAGGAGAGGTGTGTCGAGTACTGTCATAGACTGGCCCTCTTCCTGGAGGACAAGACCTTCAAGGAACCCGAGGACGGCTCTGTGTCCGAGGTgttccaccaccaccaccatcaccatcatcatcatcaccaccatctccAGTCCCCCCACTCTGTATCCCACCCAGCAGCCATAACCATCAGCCCACACTCATACACCTGTTTCCCTAGCTACTGTGTTCACTTCAGCCGCCCGgacacctccccctcctccataCCACCCCTTGCTTTATGCCCAAGGAGTGGCAAGAGACCCAAGCTGCTCCCCAGCTCTGGTCCGCAGCCCTCAGGGATTTCTCATCCAGTATactgctgcagctcagtggaGGCGTGCTACGGAGAGCCCTGCAGGATCAATGGCTACTCCGCCTATACCAGTGTGATTCCAGCCATTGCTAGAGGAGGGTGCTCCTTCAGCCCTGCAGACTGTACCAAATGTAACCATGGCATCAAAAGAGGTAAGCACACACAAAGTTGATTTAACTAGGATTACTGTTTTGGGAACATCTAGAAATGTATTATAAGTGTTTTTTTCAGAAATTACCAAGATGAGTTACACAGTTATCTGTCTTTGTTGGCACGTATGCACTGACAACTTCCTCATGTACCTCAACAATAGGTGCAATAGGATACAAGTGTGTTTGTTACCGTCTTTCTTTATTGAATGATCAAagggtgtgtgtttgagtaGCCTGACACACCACAGTCATCACAGAGAGCCCTGTTGCAATTTTTTCAAAAATTGCAAAAGCAGACATATTTTAATATCATCATCGTCATAATAAAGTTGTATTAGCAGTGTAAACTTTCATATTGGACTTCTGAAGACAATATTATATTACAGAAAGTAAAGCAATATTGACTTAACAACAGACATTAAGGTAGCTTTTTGGGCCACTTGATATGGCTGTTAACAGGAATTAAATTGAATTGTAGGGGAAATATATCATGTATAATGTATCTGTTCCACAAGAAATTACCATAATAAGTGCTACAGTGTTGAGATATCTGCTCTTACATAATATTGGCTAAAATATCGCCCAAAGGATCCGTAACCCAAGGATAGCCATAGACAAAGCAATATTATGGGCAACTTCCGATGTTAAACTGTTACCCTAGGAGTTGCCTCAGCATATTTTGATAGATTTTGACCCTATCTCTCACTATTGCTTGTTGCCTGCAGCATTACTCGTAACATTTCCAAATGTGtcactattttatttatatttacattacacattaaaaGTTTGGTTAATATTGGTGGTAATCTTGTGGTTTGCTATCTTGCTCATGTTAGCTATCTAGCTAAGTTCAGACAGTTGTCTACAATGCTTACAATTACAACGACCCCAGTTTGATTCCAataagggacctttgttgcatgctATCCTTTTTGCTTTCCTGCCAGATGAAGGCAAAcaatcttatcttatctcataATGTAAAGACTGATAGGCattacatgtgtgtgtcagctctTGGAATATATAGACTTGTGCATATTGTAGTAGAAGAAGCCTGCAGTGTTTGCTTATACAGTATAACTGCACTGCATGGAGTGCAGTTATACTGTCCAAACTGTTTTGTCAGGTGGTGAAGACCAGAGATCATGGGGCTGATCAGAAAGGCTGATTAAGACAATAGGATTACCTAATAAGTTTAAGTATTAAATGTTCATGAGCACACTGTAGGTTATTATGTTATTCTGTGACCTTCCCTAATCCATATGCCAAAGCAGTACAATGCGCtgagaaaacctttttttatctCCCATTTTGGAATGTCACTTCAGTGGGAAGTAACCAAAAAAAATATCAGATAAGGACAAGACCTCTTTTGTCTCCACTTTCAATACCAGCTGCGGGACAATGAAAACAAGGCCTGTGCATTTGAAACCTAATGAGCTGATTGTATGAGTGTCAGCAGTTAGTGACTGAGCTCAAGTCAGATGTGAAGCAGAACAGGAAAACTCTGTGGTGTAATagcgtgtgtatgtgagtgtctGTGCTGTATGATGGGGAGGGTGCGTGGTTAACAACACCTGAACATGACCTCAAGACTGTACTaattaaacatgaacacacacactctcactctcactctccctctctctctctctctctctctctctctctctctctctcttcctctctcttcctctctttctttctgtggtCTCCAACAGTCAAAATCAGGTCAGGCTGTGAGGGTTCAGGCGCTTCACTTTTGTGTACAAGAGCGAATGTCAGACTGTCAGCCTTTATGTCAGTGGAAGTCTTTACAAATGAAGTCAGTCATTCCTTACTTAACACAAGGGAGGAACGGTTGTATAGCTTTAAAGGCCGTACACAGCAAAAGGCTATTTTCACAGACTCCATTTTGATGTGTCACAGGAAGAAAAAGTACAGGCGTAAATAATGAAgttaatgatggctgaattccatttagctgcttcagtttcagggtcctggtagTGTGCATGCTGGCTCCCTGTCACTAGAACTGAGCCATAAtgttattaataaaaacacctgtgcttttcctactgtgacaagTTATTGTCACCTCTGGGATTGTGTGGGCGAGTACAGATTAGGTCTGAcacctccctcactccctctgtTGATTTCGTTACACCTGTTGGGATAGAACAACCTACACCTTCGTTATTTTTCATTATGCCAACTCTATGCTTCCTCgcatcctctctcctctgttttccGGCTGTGACCCAGAAGTCGGTCCCCCTCACCATCATCCTCCAATCTCTTAAATGCACCTGGAGGAGAAAAAGgggcagggagagaggaagtTCATGGAGGAGCTCAGAGCGAGGAACCACAGGTGTTGCCTGGAAGATTTTTACCAGACTACAACACCTCCTTTAATCAATGAGGTTTATTGATTGGTCAGCTGATCTGACAGGACAGTAAATAGTCGGGCTGTTGTAATACAGCAGATCAGGAAAACTACCTGTGGAACAATGATGGCATCAACAAcagctttttatatttattcataaaatataaatgactgAATCATGAATCAATCACAGCAGACtctcttgactttttttttgcctagAGTACTTCACAGCTGCATGTCTCATGTAATATCATCCTGAACCCAAAAAGGACATCATATTCTCACAAACTAAATAAGTAATATGTGATTTAAATATACTCTGCAGGCTACAGTTGTTTTTATTGCCCTTTTTCATCAGTTGTGTTCTTTCAGTAATTAACAGATTTAATTACTCAAATCCATTTACATTTGTGTCAGCCAGACACTGCTATAGCTCTATAATCAAATGATAGAAATTGGAGCAGTTATCAGGTGTTTTCCTTCCACCTATCACAATGTAGAATTATTAAGTAAGAGTTTGTAGTGCTAATTAACTGTACATGAATGTTAAGTGTAACTTTAGAGTTGAAACTGtaatattttctatattaatAGCTGACTTATACATATTTGGCAATTGAGGTGCTGTACATCATGAGTATTTGCCATATCCTCAGGATGATGTTGGAGTGAGCAAGGACATCCTGTTTAAGGAATTAAATTCCTCCGTCCTCTTGTCTCTTCCTTGCATCTTTCATATCCTCGCTGGGATGAGCtgagagatgagatgaggatgaggagacaTGTTAGCTTAACAAAAAGCACTGCCTATAGTACATGGATTTTGGTGACCTCGTGTAATTGCCAGCAAGGTTTCACCCAACTTCAACTAGAGCAGAGGTCTAATTAGTCAgtataagtgaaaacacctgtgtgaaaGTATATGTGCCTAGCGTTTAAATTATAGCTACTAAAACTATTAAATCACCATCTGTATTCAGATGTCTTACTCAAGGCATCACTACTTCTGTCAGAAGAATTAGGCTACTTTCAGGGACAAATGTCAGACTTAATATGAGTTAATTGGGTCAAAAGCTCATTTTGGGTCAGTGATGAAGGTTAATGGTAAGTGAAGGtgagagttagggttaggcaagtagtggttatggCCAGGGTTaggataagtctccaggaaattaattcaagtctatgtaatgtccccataaGTGACTTAaaagaacgtgtgtgtgtgtgtgtgtgtgtgtatacacatgTGTGTTGTACAGCTATAATTGACCTTAATTGAGgccctgtttgtttttctgctgcttcagtaGAACTGATAACAATTGAGTGTCATTTATGTGTCTATTGTGTAAGCTTGTTAAACACTGCTCTTCACTGGGCCTTCTCTTTAGAGgactgtgtgtacatgttttacTGTCACTCTGTCTTCTTCATTATCTTGCCTTTTCTGGTCCACAGATGATTATTCATCAACCCTCAATGACCATCACAGcccctcctccatccccatcTGTCCCAGCCCAAGAATACTCACTGGCTGTCCCATTCCCACTGTGCCTCCAGCCGGCCAATCAGTGCCCCATGTTCAGACTCCACTGTCCGACCCCAGCCAACCACAGCCTCCACTGCAGGTGGCGAAGGAGTGTCCGCAGAGTGCCAAGCAGCCCAGCGGGTCAAGGTCTGGCGCGCGCAGCACCAGCAGCATCAGCTCGGCTGTCTGCCCTCTCAACAGGGAAAAGAAACAGAAGCTCAGCTCTGCCAGCGTCGGAGGGCGAACGGTTGCCAAGCAGCCAAAGAACGGCCGCCAAAAAACCACCAACGGCTGGCGGCCAGTTGGCCTGCCCTTTCAGAAGGAGGTTTTCTCTGTGGTACGTTGATAAAGtcatgctgttgtttttgatGCAGCCATGATGGTGCCGCTTGTAATTAAATTTGGTGTAATTTAACTTGACTGTCCTAAGAGAGTTTGGAATGATTTATCACACCCACATCATTGTCACATCAGGGCttattcattgtt
This is a stretch of genomic DNA from Scomber japonicus isolate fScoJap1 chromosome 16, fScoJap1.pri, whole genome shotgun sequence. It encodes these proteins:
- the bahd1 gene encoding uncharacterized protein bahd1, with the protein product MVKAQQNQPVKGGMPRREKGSKEKGGGLKKGKERKNELRGKKQKDKKESHRQKKKKTLTVSDGEALDCCVLLTRLEEKGVVGKGKDVPKTGKQKTVKVKKKLHSSSTQRKTKCGKSGLKKTSTANQHALEPKINQSGALLMLPTPVLEPRMRRMASLNAEAVNSLLLYGNKSLTSHLMKKQQISTEDSTKDTLTKKEHRDHKTKKVPPRVKADVKERPKKQKRSAAEAQNIDWLSLFAPTPRRQAGLTAAALLKLTSAQYGTKRQKKPESKKVSESESTALTQDEISGKPVCGGTTQTKRTTHPKHDEQLKHRKQGTEDPVHSQLGSSVQGCCSLCRTKALDPEWKGASGGQECLKHALHHGSTLGFSLKTIKEEQVETEVSSCYCCSQERCVEYCHRLALFLEDKTFKEPEDGSVSEVFHHHHHHHHHHHHHLQSPHSVSHPAAITISPHSYTCFPSYCVHFSRPDTSPSSIPPLALCPRSGKRPKLLPSSGPQPSGISHPVYCCSSVEACYGEPCRINGYSAYTSVIPAIARGGCSFSPADCTKCNHGIKRDDYSSTLNDHHSPSSIPICPSPRILTGCPIPTVPPAGQSVPHVQTPLSDPSQPQPPLQVAKECPQSAKQPSGSRSGARSTSSISSAVCPLNREKKQKLSSASVGGRTVAKQPKNGRQKTTNGWRPVGLPFQKEVFSVGEEAMVLRKCFEGVQRDGDLIRVRDTVLLKSGPRKKTLPYVAKISALWEEPESGELMMSLFWYYRPEHTQGGRNPSVHCENEIFASRHQDVNSVACIEDKCYVLTLAQYCRFCALVKRRREGVLDSAASLVVPPVIGNTMPTHHCVPDDVDPELVFFCRHVYDFRYGRLLKNLQ